In the Mytilus galloprovincialis chromosome 10, xbMytGall1.hap1.1, whole genome shotgun sequence genome, one interval contains:
- the LOC143048005 gene encoding ADP-ribose glycohydrolase OARD1-like isoform X1, which translates to MAEGGGDVGFSFEEKKGDLFDCPETDALAHCVSEDLRMGKGIAVLFKKKFGGVGELMSQGKKTGKVAVKIKKNRFIFYLITKPKGPGKPSYASMGSCLKDLKKQCIENNIHNLSMPKIGCGLDRLDWDKVTDMIYEIFSDTNIHITAYYLK; encoded by the exons ATGGCGGAAGGCGGAGGAGATGTT GGTTTCAGTTTTGAAGAAAAGAAGGGTGATTTATTTGATTGTCCGGAAACTGACGCTTTAGCTCATTGCGTCAGTGAAGATCTCAGAATGGGCAAAGGGAttgctgttttatttaaaaagaaatttggTGGAGTTGGAGAGCTTATGTCACAAG GTAAGAAGACTGGAAAAGTAGCAGTCAAGATAAAGAAAAATAGGTTTATCTTTTACCTCATCACCAAGCCCAAAGGTCCAGGGAAACCTTCTTATGCTAGTATGGGTTCTTGTCTGAAAGATCTGAAGAAACAGTGTATTGAGAATAACATACACAATTTATCCATGCCCAAAATAGGTTGTGGCCTTGATCGTTTAGATTGGGATAAAGTCACCGATATGATCTATGAAATTTTCTCGGATACTAATATACACATTACTGCGtactatttaaaatga
- the LOC143048005 gene encoding ADP-ribose glycohydrolase OARD1-like isoform X2 — MAEGGGDVGFSFEEKKGDLFDCPETDALAHCVSEDLRMGKGIAVLFKKKFGGVGELMSQGKKTGEVAVLKKQKRFVYYLITKVKATGKPTYDTLRASLKELKVHCVKNKVHRLAMPKIGCGLDRLEWEEVSTMICEIFSDIDIHITVYTL, encoded by the exons ATGGCGGAAGGCGGAGGAGATGTT GGTTTCAGTTTTGAAGAAAAGAAGGGTGATTTATTTGATTGTCCGGAAACTGACGCTTTAGCTCATTGCGTCAGTGAAGATCTCAGAATGGGCAAAGGGAttgctgttttatttaaaaagaaatttggTGGAGTTGGAGAGCTTATGTCACAAG GGAAGAAGACAGGAGAGGTTGCTGTATTGAAAAAGCAGAAGCGTTTTGTGTATTACTTGATTACTAAGGTGAAGGCTACCGGAAAACCTACATATGACACTCTCAGGGCGAGTCTGAAGGAACTCAAAGTGCATTGTGTAAAAAATAAAGTACATAGATTGGCAATGCCTAAAATAGGATGTGGACTTGACAGACTGGAATGGGAAGAAGTTTCTACAATGATTTGTGAAATATTTTCGGACATAGATATACATATCACAGTGTATACTCTTTGA